From one Dysidea avara chromosome 9, odDysAvar1.4, whole genome shotgun sequence genomic stretch:
- the LOC136265369 gene encoding 39 kDa FK506-binding nuclear protein-like — translation MEEESTDSKSKKTSPIMAKKEQKPVTVAKATTKLSRAATTDIDSFVPDEEMDNSFLAEDGDEEHDKLYEKETDSDDNEDNPLVAADEDIDSSDEEQQQPKQQVKTVKPVQSSGDSDAEEKQETIEMKPKQEQKTPPTPIKPAST, via the exons ATGGAGGAGGAATCTACTGATAGTAAAAGTAAGAAGACATCACCAATAATGGCTAAGAAGGAGCAGAAGCCAG TAACTGTAGCTAAGGCAACGACCAAGTTGAGCAGGGCTGCTACCACTGATATTGACAGTTTTGTTCCTGATGAAGAAATGGATAACAGCTTCTTAGCAGAAGATGGAGATGAAGAACACGACAAGTTATATGAGAAAGAGAC TGATAGTGATGATAATGAGGATAATCCTCTAGTGGCTGCTGATGAGGATATTGACAGTAGTGATGAGGAACAACAACAGCCGAAACAACAAGTCAAGACTGTTAAGCCTGTACAATCTTCAGGTGATAGTGATGCAGAGGAGAAACAGGAAACAATTGAGATGAAACCAAAACAAG AACAAAAGACTCCACCAACCCCCATCAAGCCAGCCTCTACATGA
- the LOC136265364 gene encoding uncharacterized protein isoform X2, with translation MILPAVATTTTTSDPFSSSLLDAWLDSPSGDSLTPVLKLTTATESSKKKVTVDNEPGDATKEMAMASAYNNLGVMVKILGKKGLQRVQQTGNMVGMEIVTSQLWKAISYYGEHLFLVEQLYDRPKQSAAFAY, from the exons ATGATACTACCAGCTGTGGCCACCACTACAACAACAAGTGATCCATTCTCATCCTCTTTACTTGATGCCTGGCTGGATTCTCCTTCTGGTGATTCATTG ACTCCTGTCCTGAAGCTCACTACTGCCACTGAGAGTAGTAAGAAAAA GGTTACGGTGGATAATGAGCCTGGTGATGCTACTAAAGAG ATGGCAATGGCTTCAGCTTACAACAACCTTGGTGTAATGGTGAAGATACTGGGTAAGAAGGGACTACAACGTGTGCAGCAAACTGGCAATATGGTTGGTATGGAGATAGTGACATCACAACTTTGGAAGGCTATCAGTTATTATGGTGAACACTTGTTCTTGGTGGAACAGCTTTATGacag GCCCAAACAGAGTGCAGCGTTTGCTTACTAG